The window CTTTTTGAATAAAATGCGAGCTGGCTTCCTATTATTCAGCACTCTCCTCCTTCCCCTTTCCAAATTAATCTTTGAGCTACTATTTTTCCTATGCTTTTCTTGgtattcttcctcttcttcctctctttaaGTAACCGAGCAGCGTATTAATTTCGTTCTGCTTAGCTGCTTTTCCATGACCTTGGGTTATGAACTTTCAGTCAATTGTAGTGCTGCTGTTAGTCTAGGGAGTACGTAGCAGTTACATACTTGATACTACCATAAGGAAACAGTTACTTttagttatttaattatttaaatttatgTTAGATCTTTTTTAAATTTACTGTTAGGTGGTGGTGGATATTTGAACTTAATGTTCAGTCCTAGTTGTAGTTAAATAGATTAGGATTAATGAGAAGAAAGAAGTTTAAATTGAAGGAAGAGATGTTTCCCCTTATATTGTTGGGTACTTAACTTCTTATTAATGAGCCATTAGTTAAAAAAAGATAGGAAAATTTTAAGAACATCCAACTACGTGTTTTTTCACCAGTCAAGTGCCCGTAGTTAGATCAGATTCTTGTATGGTTTTTATGTGGAATTATGCTTTTTCCCCCTAACCTTCTGTATTCTTTTCCAGTTTTGACAAGATTATAGCTAAGGAAATTCCTTCATCCATTGTATATGAGGATGACAATGTCCTTGCTTTCAGAGATGTCAATCCTCAGGCTCCTGTTCATGTTTTAGTCATTCCTGTTCATGTCTTATTAATGAGCCATTAGTTAAAAAAAGATAGGAAAATTTTAAGAACATCCAACTACGTGTTTTTTCACCAGTCAAGTGCCCGTAGTTAGATCAGATTCTTGTATGGTTTTTATGTGGAATTATGCTTTTTCCCCCTAACCTTCTGTATTCTTTTCCAGTTTTGACAAGATTATAGCTAAGGAAATTCCTTCATCCATTGTATATGAGGATGACAATGTCCTTGCTTTCAGAGATGTCAATCCTCAGGCTCCTGTTCATGTTTTAGTCATTCCGAAGTTCAGGGATGGATTAACAGAACTTGGGAAGGTTGGTTTTCTGATACCTATTTGGTTAGGATCATATGCGGTAATATTGTATTTGTGTTATCTTCAAATGGATACAGAACATGTTTATTCTATAGATTAACAATAAGTAAAATGAATTTATTAATgggaaaagtaaaaaaagaaaagaaaaaaaacacgtGGTTTCATGGATTTGCAAGTAGAAGTGCAGTATTTTTTTGTTGCAAAAGAGACCATGTGCTTGTTATCCAGGAACTTGTTCAGAAATACTGTTATGAAAGGAAGATAGGGGTCACACCTCAGCTGAAAAAGGAATTCAACTAATGGTCGGTGTTGGTCTTGTTTGACTGCTCTAATGTGACACAATGAGTTGTTGACTTTTGTTGACGTGACGTGACATATTTACTTTATGATGCGACGTGTTTACTAGATAAAATGACAAACGGTGTTAGTCAATTTTCTTTTTTGCTAAAATTACATGGTCTATTTTGAAACAAAAAATATCACATTCCTCTATCTGTAAATCCCTAAAACCATATTAAACCAGATGGTTCTTCATAAGAGTATTCATTGCAGAATTAGGTATTCAGCTTAATGAAGCATGAAGTTCTCAAACTTGATTTACTTTCCTAAAAGAAGTTCTCTACTCCACGTTCTTCTCCGAAACCAAGTTAACACTTGAGCTTTCTAAATACCTTCAGCAAGTCCCTCATTACAAGACTGTTTCAGGTAGACAATGGAAGTGATTATGTACACAGTGGGGCAGGTTTGAGATTCACATTGACTAAATATTATCCTTcaatatttatttgattatgttgGTGTATTAAGCACCTAAAACTTAAGAAAAAGCATCAAACCTTTTCCAGATTGACTAAATTGCATCACAAGCCTCTAAATACCTTCAACATAGATGTTCATTCATGTCAAAGGTTAGCATAATTGATGACTTTTCAGCCAGAATTTTCTAAATCTTCCATTTGTCCTCTCTGTCAACATGTTAAAACCATGTATCAAACAACTAATGTCTGCTTAATGGTTTGCCAGTGAAGTGTTGAATTTTGAAAATCTTGTCAGCTGGATACGACTGTAGATTGAGAAAAGGATAGAAATTAGGGGTTTCTAGCTTGGTTGTTAAGAAAAAGTAATTGAGGTCGCTACAACAACTACCAACTTCTCCAAAGAAGAGAAATTGGATTTGATGAATCAACAAATCCTGTATATTAATATTTGGTTCCTTGTCAGGCAGAAGCAAGGCATTCGGAGATATTGGGTCAACTTCTCTATGCTGCAAAAATAGTGGCTGAAAAAGAAGGAATTCTCGACGGCTTTCGTGTCGTTATCAACAATGGTGCTGGTGCTTGTAAGTAACAATTTTGTCTGACTAATCTGATACATGGAATTGGAAACGGATAAGAAAGCTGAAACAGAAATGACACTGAAAACATATTTAGAAAATATTAGAGATTTACTAAATGTGTGATTAACTTGAAAACACTATTTTAGAAAACGAGTTTCCAAACTGTAAAACTAAAACATGAGTTttcaattttcttaaattaagaAATGCGACTTCGAAACGTTTTTTTACAAGTTTCGAGAGTTTCGATTTCCAAAACTGAAACGTTTTGGAAACTGAACCTTTAATGGTCACTGAATTTCAAAATGTAACGTAAAAGTCACAcaactttacactttgttaGACCGGTAGCAACTAAACTTTAATCAACGTCTCAAAATGACCTTTGATGGCCTCAAACTAAAAAGTTCCAAGAATTATgttattctaagcaactttaattcttgaaattttttgttttgaggtcatttaggtgttgtttggtcaGGAGAGAGtcaatttttagagagaaaaagctaaaaaaaaatggtgattttggaaaataaaaagtgtgatttcatggtaaatgtagTTCTGACCAACTTTatttcttgaatattttcattttgatgtcattaagtgtcattttgaggagttagttaaagtttagtTGCTACCAGTCTAACAAAGTGTAAATTCcagtgacttttatgttagaTTTTAAAGTTCAGTTACCATACCGTGaaaattggtaaagttcagtagccatggatgtaatttacccaatcaaAATTTCCCTGCAACATAATCTGTGGCTGAATGTTGTTTCCAGATATGTACTTGTGCtgattctctctctctctctctctatgtATGTGCAGGTCAATCTGTTTATCACCTTCACTTGCATGTTCTGGGTGGAAGACAAATGAAGTGGCCACCTGGTTAAGTATTTAAAGTAAACTGTTTGAACCTAATTACACCAACAAAGGACTTACATTTCCCTTAATGTTTTTTAGCATTATTTTTGGGACAttttaatgtgttttttttttgggtattgctatatactgCAATTTTTTTTCCACCCACCGcactcttttgacatttatgcccttatcataattttttatcaaaaaccaaaactttttttttctctctttttgattttttttttaaatggatttGGCCTAAACAGGCAGCGCGcaccgttccaccgtacggtggaacgaacggcatgcccgttccacccgtggtggaaacggcacgtcccgtccgtttaggctaaattcaTACGGATTCCGACTCCgattcggaggcggaacccgtgatttcggagtaatttttaaaaaaaaaaccttacggGAGCATTCATGAAGCCTTTACCCGCTCATGCCTTTGGCggcatgtcgttttaggtcgggttttttgaaaatccaaaaagctagagagaatttgagagttttgagtttttgagtttaaattatgaggagggtaaaattgtcaaaaaagtGCGGTGGTTGGAAATAATACTGCGGTAAATAGCAGtccactttttttttctttcttaaaaataataacTTGTTAGCAGTATTTAGGGCAATGCACCGGAAGGCCTCTTGCTGCTATCATTCGTTGAATTCCTCGAGGATAAGCATAATGGTGAACGTTcccaaaacaaagtatttaggGCAATGTGATATTAGTGAGGACATGACTAATTGCCATTATCGAAAGACTGCAGGTGGATTGGAGATTTTCTGTGAGTAATTTACAAATTGTATGATGATCTCAACGTCGAATTTGATATCATATCTATTTATGCTCAGCTATTTTTGGTATCAAAACAGGTTTTCATGTTATATGATTTATATTTcagatggttttttttttttttaatgcaaaGTTGGATAATTTATTAAGAAATAATGGAACGGTTACACAGAAACAGAAACGGAGGTGGATTGGAGAACCACACACCCAAGCAACTGTTATCTAGCTAATAAATGAGCCAACACATTGGCTGATCGTTTGATAAAGGACACTGAACATTCCTCTAGATCCTGTAGTAACGCTCTACAGTTATTGACTATGACATAGAAAGGCGATGAGACCTCCGATGTGCGAGCCAAGGCTTTGACAGTAATAAGAGTGTCTGATTCAACTAAAACTCGACTCCATCCACAAGCTTTTATCCAACTGAACGCCTCATGGATTGACATAGCCTCAGCCATTGCCGCGTCTGCTGTAAACGGTAAGACATCATTTCGTGCTGCAATAAAGGCACCAGCAGCATCGCGTAAAATACAACCAAAACCTGCGCTAGATGTTGCTTCTCGCCAAGCTGCATCGGCATTTAATTTGACGAAACCCGTGCAAGGTGGAGACCAAGTCGGCGAGGCAGCAGTACCAGCAGCATTGCGAGGAGCTGTTACTGATCTGATCTGGGCCGCTTTTCACTCGGTAAGGAAGGTTACGGCCCTCTGATACACAGACAATGCAGTTGTTGTTCGTTGGTTCCATACAAGTTCGTTTCGTGCGCTCCAAATCTGACTGTTGCTGCAATTTCCACTTGTTAAACAATGTGGTATCAAGTGGGTTATTTCTGTAATTATGTGATCGTGAAGAAATCGATAGCTTTAGTTTTTAAATTAGCAATTACCTTAAGCTCTCTTCAAGAGTTAGGATTTGATTGCTGTTTGATTGTTACATAgaactttttttaaaaaaaaattgacttgTCGTGTCACATTGTCAGAGTGTTATACACTCTCTAAATAATTGACTAAATTTGATAATATAGAGAGTTATATCAACCGTTGATGTTCTTAGtcacttttatttttagttaacTATGTAAagcatatattatattttttcaagAAAGACAATCTAAAACGAGCGGCTTAGACTTTGTTTggatgaaatataattaaagtaaggtaatATAAAGTGAAGTAAGTAAGTTGTGTGAAATAACTTGTTGTGTTTGGATAAATTGTAAGGTAAATGATAgtttaataatgtaattgtATTTTGTTTGATGATAAAATAGAGTAaagttataaataaaattattcttatatcatttcatttgtatacATTACTTTTCAATTACACCCCAAAACAAACAAGGTTACTAATtatatttagggaaaagtacaaaaataaaccttgtggttacacctgttttcgatcggcacccacgtgttttaaaagtttgcaaaatagtagcttgaggttcattccgttagcaaacacatacaaaattgactaacggtgttaaaagtcaaaggaaaaaaagttaatttggttcttatatttatttattttataaattaacccccttattatctaattatcacaaacaaacccaaaaataaaaatcaaattagatagtgtatttgatttttattttttatttttgagtttgtttgtgataattagataataaatgaggttaatttataaaataaataaatataaggaccaaagtaacttttttttcctttgacttttaataccgttagtcaattttgtatgtgtttgctaacggaatgaaccacaagctaccattttgcaaacttttaaaccacgtggGTGCCGATCGAAAATAGTTataaccacaagatttatttttgtatttttcccttATATTTACATTCACTTACTTTAAAATAtcatcatccaaacaatctctTAATATATTTCTAGCTCCTTATACTTGTTCAGAAAAATTAACCGCGTCCTATACCTTTAAAACGTCCTATTTATTCTTCGGAACTTGTTGAAAGTGACCATTGACACCTAAATCCATGTGCCAGAGGATGAGTAGGTTTTGAACAAATGATACACGtatttcaaataagtttaaagAGCCAATAAATTACATACTTATGGAAACGAGAATTCAATAAATACTTGAGAAAATTGAGATTTTAATAAGTAAACTCACATGAAGTTTTTTTTAAGTCTAAAGAGCCAGTTTTTGGATAAGTACATTGGCTAAAACTGTATTATTCAATTTCAAACCCATTGAAGTGACATCATTAGTAAAATAATTGTTTGTTTGGAGTTGAATTTGAGGAAAACCCAAAAGAAGGATGCTACAAACTGGGAAGAGAAGGCCCAAGATTGGGCATTTGGATATGGATAGGCCTAAAGAGACTAATGTAAAAGCACGTGTTACGACTACTGCTAGCGGAAGTCGGCCAGATCGTGCAAAATGGGCCCCGACGTGGCACAAGGACTTTGTGTTTAATTAGGATTATCCTTAGTTATATGATTCCTCTCTAACTAGGAATCAGTTAGTCGTACAATCCTTCTTTGATTAGGAACCTTTCAAGCTAGTATAAATATTAGgttattattatgttttgcGATATGCTTAATTCAATAAAAATACGATCTTAGCTTTTCTTCTCTAACAATCTTCTAATTGTCTGGAGCAAGCACTCGCTTGAAGAGTGTGGGTTTGATCACCCTTCCTGATCGTATCAACCGGTGCTCTCGTtgagagatttttttttgtgatgtCAGCAACTCCGAAGTCAGAAACTGAAGACCTTCGTTTGCTCATGAAACAACAAATCGACGCCCTAACAAAGAAATTTGATGGTCTAGCTACCGAGTTCCAGGCCAACAGAAATCGAAACAACTCAGCAACTGGGGGCGGAAGTATGGATTGTGCGAATGGGTCGGAAGGTCGATGTGACTAGACGTACCTCGCTTCAATGGTACTGATCTAGATATGTGGATTTTTGCCACGGAAGAGTACTTCGAGTTGCACGGAACAGCAGCTGATCAGCGACTGCATATCATTGGGTTAAATTTGGACGGAGATGCGGCTGAGTGGTTCCGATGGATGAGACGCAACAATCTGATTACCACTTGGGAAATTTTTTTGGAGAATGTTCGGAGCAGATTTGGTCCGTCGAAGTTTGAAAACCCACATGAAGCACTCTCAAAACTACTTCAACGGGGTACTGTGTCCGAATACCAATCGGAATTTGAAAGAATGATGAATCGTGTGACTGGACTATCCGAGTCGTTGCTAATTTCTTTTTACACCTCGGGACTGAAACCGTCATTACAAAGGGAACTATTAATCTCCAAGCCAGACACGTTAAGCGAAGCGTTTGCTTTAGCTCGTATTTATGAGGCCAGAATGGAAGATAATTGGACTACAAGGCACCCCAATAATAGAAATCGAATAGCCACCTCATCTGCAGAAATTCAGACACAAGCTAATCGAACACTGACGGCAAATACGGGAGGACTGCAAACTTCCATAGTAAATCTCACGACCACAAGACCAAATCCACCAATACTTCAATCTCCCCCGGTTACTACCAAAACAAACCCTCTTCCCATTAAATGGATCTCACCGGCAGAGAGGCAGGAACGCATGAGCAAGGGCTTATGTTCAGGGCAATTTTTATTGATGATGAAGCCAGATGAAGACAAAAAGGAAGATGACAAATTGACAGGAGATGATGAGGCAGATATAGTCGAAAGTGGAGACGTGTCTGTACTGAACTCTCTAACAAGCCACGGTAGCCCGCAATCACTGTAACTACTGGGAAAAATTGGCAATAAGGAGGTGAGGATTTTGATTGACAGTGGAAGTACTCATAACTTTGTACAACCCGGGGTGGTAGAGAAGTTGGGGCTAGCAACAGAATCAACACGGACATTCAAGGTATACATTGGAAACGAGGATTCATTGCTATGTGAACATAGCTGTCCGCGCGTGGAAGTCACCATGCAGGGCCTTAAATTCGAGCTGGATCTGTTCGTGCTACCCATCAAAGGGGAAGATATCGTCCTAGGGGTTCAGTGGTTACAAAGCTTGGGCAAGGTAACCCATGACTACGCCCAACAATCCATGGAGTTCGAGATATAGGGAAAGAAACAAATTTTGAAAGGGGACCCAATGGGTAAAATGAGAAAGATTAGCTTCCATCAAATACAATCACTCATGAATACAGAGGAGATCTATGGAATTTATGAGGTACACGCCGTACATACAGAAGGCGCAATCGTAGAAGCGAAGGCAACCGAAACACCAAATTCAGACCCTGCTATTAACGAACTACTAAAACAATATCATCAATTGTTTCAACAACCATCTACATTACCACCCCACCGTGTCATAGATCATCGAATTCATCTCCTGCCCGACACAAAACCCATCAATGTTCGACCATGTGGGTATCCCCATTACCAAAAAGGAGAGATGGAAAGCTTAGTAGCCGAGATGATGGACCAGGGCCTCATCCGGTACAGTCAGAGTCCGTTTTCTTCTCCAGTGTTACTGGTAAAGAAAAAGGACGAAACTTGTCGCTTCTATGTCGATTATAGAGCTTTGAATGCAGTGACAATTAAGGATAAATTTCCAATTCCAACAGCGGATAAAATGTTTGATGAATTGGGTGGTGCAGAGGTATTTAGTAAACTAGATTTGCTAGCAGGATATCATCAGATACACGTGCATGAACGTGACATCTACAAGACTGCCTTCCGGACACATTAAGGCCATTATGAGTTTTTGGTTATGCCGTTCGGTCTGACCAATGCTCCTTCAACATTTCAGGCAACCATGAACCGCCATCTTACCCCTTATTTGCGTAAATTtgtgattgtttttttttatgatatattGATCTATAGTGTCTTATTGACAGAGCATGTTCGACATTTACAACTAATTTTTCAGTGTTTGCAAGCTAATCACTTTTATGTCAAGCTGTCAAAGTGCGCCTTTGGAGTTGCATCACTAGAGTATCTGGGGCACATCATCTCAGGTCAGGGGGTAGCTATGGATCCTAAGAAAATTGAGGCTATTATGGCTTGGTCGTGTCCAGGGAATCAAAAGCAAGTAAGAGGATTTTTAGGGTTGGCAGGGTACTATCGGAGGTTTATCAAGGGTTATGCTACTATCGCTGTGCCTTTAACCGATTTGTTGCAAAAAGACGGGTTTAAATGGGATCAAGGTGAGGAGGCAGCATTCGTCAAACTCAAGTGCCTGCTATCCAGTGCACCCCTATTACGGCTTCCCAATTTTGAAGAAACCTTTATGATTGAGTCGGATGCATCTGCTATTGGCATTGGGGCAGTGTTGCTTCAGAATGGCCACCCACTTTGCTATTTTAGCAAACGGTTGGGACCTCGGATGCGGGTCACTTCGACATACCAGAGAGAATTATTTGCAATAATTGAGGCAGTCTATAAGTGGCGACAGTATCTACTTGACCGGAAATTTATCATTCGAACTGACCATCAGAGCCTACGAGAATTAATGTCACTAATGATTCAAACTACCGTACAACAGCTCTATGTCTGTAAGCTATTAGGGTTCGATTTTGAGATTGAATATAAGACTGGCAATTCAAACAATGCAGCTGATGCATTATCACGAGTGCATGAGGAGAAAGAAATGGCTCGATCCGCTTTTATGGCCTTAAGCGCACCTATTGTGAGTATTTTGCAGGATCTGAAAACGGAGAATGAAACCTTGGAGGAGTTGCGGGCACTAGGTGACTGGTTAGAACGTGGTGAGGTGATTCAGGGATTTCAGCGGTAAAATGGTGTTTTGCTGTTCAACCATAGCTACGTCCTAGGCGGACATTCTAAACTCAAAACACAATTGCTCCAAGAATTTCATGCAACTGCTCTCCCTGGACATTGTGGAATAAAAAAATGATGGCAAGACTAGCAACAATCTTTTATTAGAAGGGAATGCGAAAGTCAGTGGAAGAACTCACTCAACAATGTCTAGTTTGTCAACATACAAGATATTCAACTCAAGCCCCTGGGGGTCTTTTACAACCATTATCTATACCCGAGCCTGTTTGGGAGGATGTTACTATGGATTTTATCATCGGACTACCACAGTCGAAGGGTCATCCGGTTATTCTTGTGGTCGTGGACCGGTTGACTAAATACGCCCATTTCGGCGTCCTTCCTTCACATTATACGGCTAGAACGGTGGCCGAACTATTTATGGACATTGTGGTTAAGCACCACGGTTTCCCTAAAACGACCGTCTCCGATAGAGATGCTATTTTTCTGAGCAAATTTTGGTAGCAGTTTTTCAAACTCATCGGCACACAATTGAAGCATAGTACTTCTTACCATCCTCAAACTGACGGGCAAACTGAAGTAGTAAACAGGGGGCTCGAGCAGTATTTGCGAGCAATGGTGTTCGAACGACCGCAACAGAATTTTATGAGCTGGGCGGAACATTGTTATAACACGGGTTACCACAGTAGCATTAAAATGTCACCATTCCAAGCCCTGTATGGCCGAATGCCAACTACATTAATTCCGTATGCCCGTGGCACTTCTAAGGTCGCTACCGTCGACGAGTTGTTGCTGGAGCATGAGGTCTTATTACGCGATTGAAGGTGAATTTATTAGACCCACAACACCGCATGGAAATGCTAGCTAATCGGAAGCGAAGAGAGGTCGTTTTTTCAGTGGGAGATCAGGTTCTGGTTAAATTGCGACCTTATCGCCAAATTTCAGTAGCGTCTCGCCTTTCACACAAGTTGTCCAAAAGGTATTACGGACCCTTCAAAGTACTGCATCGAATTGGGGAGGTGGCGTATCGGCTGGAACTTCCTTCGTCGAGTCGTATACACCCAGTGTTTCATGTCTCATTGCTAAAGCGCTATCATGGGGCATCGATTTCAAACAAGGCTGAACTGCCGGCTGAATTGGAGCAAGGTCAACCCGAGGAACAACCATTAACAGTCTGTGATGCACGGCAGGTTCTCCGGGACGGAAAATTAGCAGAGCAAATATTAGTCACTTGGTCCCATAACCCACCAGAAAATGCTACTTGGGAATGGCTAGAGGATTTTCGTGTTGCTTATCTAGAGTGCCACCTTGCGGACAAGGTGAATTTTGAAGGGAGGGGAGTATTACGGCTACTGCTAGCGAAAGTCGGCCAGATCGTGCAAAACGGGCCCCGACGTGGCACAAGGACTTTGTGTTTAATTAGGATTATCCTTAGTTATATGATTCCTCTCTAACTAGGAATCAGTTAGTCGTACAATCCTTCTTTGATTAGGAACCTGTCAAGCTAGTATAAATATTAGGTAGGGGTGTtcatcggtcggttcggtttaaaaaccgaactgaaataataaaaaatcgaatagtcttaaaaataaaaaccgaacctaaccaaaaaacaataaataaccGAATCGAACCTATCGAAATATTTCgattggttcggttcggttattcggttttcttatcttaaaaaatttcattaataattatttttatgtaaggTTAATATTACACTGATAATGTTGTTGGGCATTTACTTATATATACaacaatttttgtttttgtttttatttttggattttgaTTTTTCTCTTGAAAATAACTAATcttttattgaaagaaaaacagaatagaaaggaaaaaggatatatatatattttatatagaaATGAAATCAATATTATACATAGTTTCATAAATGAATGGTACTAAATTGATAAGTAAGCATTAAATAGACTAATAAGATAATCAATTATGGCAATTCAAGATGCTTAATAAagattctaataatataattctaaatcaaatataacttaaaaCAATAAACGACCTACACCAGTTATACAATGAtaaatctaatttctaattatatttaatttatttcgatcagtttggttaattcggtaattttgatttaaaaaccgaactggccaaaattaccaaaatatcacaaaaaaataaaattgaaaccgAACCTAATAGACCGAAAGCTGAACCGAAAAAATCGAAATTCGTTGGTTCAATCGGTTATTTCGGTTaggttcggtttttgaacaccctAAGGTTATTGTTATATTTTGCCATATGCTTAATtcaataaaaatacaatctctTTTCTGAGTGTGGGTTTGATCACCCTTCCTAATGTAAAAGCACGAATACAGGTACTATCCTCTCACATCATGGCCTCTGAGAAAGACGCTGCTCTTGCAGCCGTTCCCTCTGATTCTCCTACCATGTAAGCCGATCAATCTTTCATCCATTTCTCGTTTTCTTATTATTTCCCCTCATTCGCACTTCCTTCGTTTTGCTTGAATGGCCTGAATTGCGTCTCCGATTTTTTGATCTATCTGTATTTCCTTTCTGTTGTTGGTTGCTTTCACTGTTGTAGTAGCTCCTTTTCAGTTATGAACTAAGATTATTTAATGCGTTTGTCCCGATCTTTGTTAGTTCTGTATAGttttttttgggataaggtTTACTTTTCCCCCtagatcaattttacctttgTTAATCGAAATGGTCTTATGTTGCTTCTATATCCCCATGGAAGAAACCCTAGCTTCAATTTTATAGTTTCCTCTTAAATTATGAGGAATTTGAATTTATCTGTAATTACTGACATCATTATGACGGGTTCCCTTAAAAACATATTTGCGAAAGGCGAGCCGAGGCGATAAGGGTAAAATACAGCAGGCGACCGCGCGAGAGGCGACAAACAAATtaggaaaacacaaaaaataaaacCATAACTCAACTAATTTAACTTCTGAATCATTTGAATTCCTTGCTTGACCTCTTGCACATACTTCCAACAAGGATTTGTGGCTTTCATGTCCAAAAGCCTGCAAAATTTGGAAAATTACA is drawn from Euphorbia lathyris chromosome 9, ddEupLath1.1, whole genome shotgun sequence and contains these coding sequences:
- the LOC136206857 gene encoding 14 kDa zinc-binding protein-like, translating into MAAISSFSLLRISAIRARAFPKAKAYFPFSNRLLLPNQSRRSLLCTKAVNDEEALAREAATKAESGAPTIFDKIIAKEIPSSIVYEDDNVLAFRDVNPQAPVHVLVIPKFRDGLTELGKAEARHSEILGQLLYAAKIVAEKEGILDGFRVVINNGAGACQSVYHLHLHVLGGRQMKWPPG